One window of the Chryseobacterium camelliae genome contains the following:
- a CDS encoding carbohydrate porin, translating into MKHITLKGCLAIVLLISQVTYAQIVITNKKFSFGTTGRIGAGYSPNADGKTGRQLNLNNQGSLGGRMDQGDYVDFLPAFHFTPVVGGDSSRSTKIDMQARLSFYSGGTFLGNVDTKSNQGMIVALPEAFVEARNIMGSDWDVWAGSRWLRYDDIHIADYFYFDDHSATGWGVKHKNTRFSMFFPAVIDTASSNSTPYSYTNIISGAKNLIYRQREVFVLEHTIPFKNNSLKLMAEFHHVDETGKNAVEQYPADNGWVIGAKLNTGIKTVLPGSFNQFSVRYGTGIANGGDNGNTQTWRTYGAPDAQTQTYKGAYSFTAVEHVLFNISNRWSLNGYAVFTTSKGGSDSNNKAVDYYKREIFNKKSEFNTGVRATYYFNNWFHILTELHYGVRKNGTKDPASMVKLVLAPTIVPTAERSVWARPHIRLIAELSRYNNEAMNTLYSPFLQHSGAKRYGTYLGVRTEWWVF; encoded by the coding sequence ATGAAACATATCACGCTGAAAGGCTGCCTGGCAATCGTATTGCTGATCAGCCAGGTTACATATGCCCAGATTGTTATTACCAATAAGAAGTTTTCTTTCGGAACAACTGGAAGAATTGGCGCAGGATACTCGCCTAATGCAGATGGCAAAACGGGACGCCAGCTAAACCTGAACAATCAGGGCTCTCTGGGCGGAAGGATGGATCAGGGCGATTATGTGGATTTTCTGCCTGCCTTCCATTTCACGCCGGTAGTCGGAGGTGACAGTTCCCGAAGTACAAAAATTGACATGCAGGCGAGGTTAAGCTTTTATTCCGGAGGAACATTTCTCGGAAATGTGGATACCAAGTCCAACCAGGGAATGATCGTGGCTTTGCCCGAAGCTTTCGTAGAAGCCAGGAATATTATGGGAAGCGACTGGGATGTATGGGCAGGTTCCAGATGGCTGAGATATGATGACATCCACATTGCCGATTATTTTTATTTTGATGACCATTCGGCGACAGGCTGGGGAGTAAAGCATAAAAATACACGGTTTTCCATGTTCTTCCCGGCAGTGATCGATACGGCATCGAGCAATTCAACACCGTATTCTTACACCAATATCATCAGTGGTGCCAAAAACCTGATCTACCGGCAACGGGAAGTTTTTGTGCTGGAACATACGATCCCGTTCAAAAATAACAGCCTGAAACTGATGGCCGAATTCCATCACGTGGATGAAACCGGAAAAAATGCCGTAGAACAGTATCCGGCGGATAACGGATGGGTGATCGGTGCGAAGCTCAATACAGGAATAAAAACTGTTCTTCCCGGTTCTTTCAATCAGTTTTCCGTGCGTTACGGCACCGGAATCGCCAATGGCGGCGATAACGGAAATACCCAGACCTGGAGGACTTACGGAGCTCCGGATGCACAGACCCAAACCTACAAAGGAGCCTATTCGTTTACTGCAGTCGAACATGTGCTGTTCAATATCTCAAACCGCTGGTCGCTGAACGGATATGCTGTTTTTACGACCAGCAAAGGAGGATCGGATAGTAATAATAAAGCTGTTGATTATTATAAAAGGGAGATCTTCAATAAAAAATCCGAATTCAATACCGGTGTCAGGGCAACGTACTACTTTAACAACTGGTTCCATATCCTCACTGAACTGCATTACGGAGTCAGGAAAAACGGCACCAAGGATCCGGCTTCCATGGTGAAGCTTGTGCTGGCTCCAACTATTGTTCCTACGGCTGAAAGAAGCGTCTGGGCCAGGCCGCACATCAGGCTGATCGCCGAGCTTTCCCGATACAACAACGAAGCGATGAATACCCTTTATTCACCGTTCCTTCAACATTCCGGCGCTAAGAGATACGGAACCTACCTGGGCGTAAGGACAGAATGGTGGGTGTTTTAG
- a CDS encoding sugar phosphate isomerase/epimerase family protein — MNIQFGASLLSWITPVWTPEAGKYAIEKTAHAGFDLIEILLPPSMDFNAVEVKKQLDQHGLNVVCSLNLPKEAHIAFYPENAERLMKKAVDITAALDSDLLGGVLHGGIGVFSGNPLTDQEARIITEVWSHVADYAREKGVDIAIEPINRYESYVCNTAQNVLDLIKATGKDNLFVHLDTFHMNIEENNFYDPIMKAGTRLKHIHMTESHRGMLGEGTVNWNELFSALKAIDFTGNLVLENFSSSVPGMQQMVSLWQESPYDADELAAGSLEFMKSHGL, encoded by the coding sequence ATGAATATACAATTCGGAGCTTCACTGCTCTCCTGGATCACACCGGTATGGACGCCTGAAGCCGGAAAATACGCGATAGAAAAAACAGCCCATGCAGGATTTGACCTGATCGAAATCCTGCTTCCGCCTTCCATGGATTTCAATGCAGTGGAAGTCAAAAAACAACTTGATCAGCATGGTCTGAATGTAGTCTGTTCCCTGAACCTCCCGAAAGAAGCCCATATTGCTTTTTATCCTGAAAACGCAGAACGCCTGATGAAAAAAGCCGTTGACATCACAGCAGCACTTGATTCCGATCTGTTGGGCGGAGTATTGCACGGAGGCATCGGTGTTTTTTCAGGAAATCCGCTCACGGACCAGGAAGCTCGGATCATTACCGAAGTCTGGAGTCATGTGGCAGATTATGCCCGTGAAAAAGGGGTGGATATCGCCATTGAACCCATTAACCGGTATGAAAGCTATGTCTGCAATACCGCGCAGAATGTCCTGGACCTGATCAAGGCTACCGGGAAAGACAATCTCTTTGTCCATCTGGATACCTTTCACATGAATATTGAGGAGAACAATTTTTACGATCCCATTATGAAAGCAGGAACCAGGCTGAAACATATCCACATGACCGAATCGCACCGCGGAATGCTGGGCGAAGGTACCGTCAACTGGAATGAACTGTTCAGTGCATTGAAAGCCATTGATTTTACCGGAAATCTGGTGCTTGAAAACTTTTCATCATCCGTTCCGGGCATGCAGCAGATGGTTTCCTTGTGGCAGGAATCTCCATATGATGCGGATGAGCTTGCAGCAGGCAGCCTGGAATTTATGAAATCACACGGCCTGTAG
- the era gene encoding GTPase Era: MHKAGFVNIVGKPNAGKSTLLNQLMGEKLAIVTQKAQTTRHRIFGIYNEEDLQIVFSDTPGVLDPKYGLQEKMMDFVKDSLQDADVFLFIVDVTDKAEPSEFLIEKLNKIPVPVLLLLNKVDQTDQEGLEKLVEEWHNRIPKAEILPISALNAFNTDVILPKLKSMLPENPPYYDKDQYTDKPERFFVNEAIREKILLNYEKEIPYSVEVVTEQFKEKEGIIFIDSIIYVERDTQKGIIIGHKGEAIKKVGTEARIDLEKFFNKKIHLNLFVKVKKDWRKNDRDLKNFGYR, translated from the coding sequence ATGCACAAAGCAGGATTTGTAAATATAGTGGGTAAGCCCAATGCCGGAAAATCTACCTTGCTCAACCAGTTGATGGGGGAGAAGCTGGCTATTGTTACACAGAAGGCCCAGACCACAAGACACAGGATTTTCGGGATTTATAATGAGGAGGATCTGCAGATCGTATTTTCTGATACACCGGGAGTGCTGGACCCGAAATACGGGCTTCAGGAAAAGATGATGGATTTTGTAAAAGATTCTTTGCAGGATGCTGATGTATTCCTTTTTATCGTTGATGTTACAGATAAAGCGGAGCCTTCGGAATTCCTGATTGAAAAGCTTAACAAGATCCCCGTGCCCGTGCTGCTCCTGCTTAATAAAGTGGATCAGACCGATCAGGAAGGTCTTGAAAAGCTGGTTGAAGAATGGCATAACAGGATTCCAAAGGCAGAAATCCTTCCTATATCAGCCCTGAATGCCTTCAATACGGATGTCATCCTTCCCAAGCTGAAATCCATGCTTCCTGAAAACCCGCCTTATTATGACAAAGACCAGTATACCGATAAGCCGGAACGGTTCTTCGTGAATGAAGCGATCCGTGAGAAAATCCTTCTGAATTATGAAAAGGAGATTCCTTATTCCGTGGAGGTAGTGACCGAGCAGTTTAAAGAAAAGGAAGGCATCATCTTTATCGATTCCATTATTTATGTTGAAAGAGATACACAGAAAGGCATTATCATCGGCCATAAGGGAGAAGCGATCAAGAAAGTAGGGACTGAGGCAAGAATAGACCTTGAAAAATTCTTCAATAAAAAAATTCATCTGAACCTTTTTGTAAAAGTGAAAAAAGACTGGCGGAAAAACGACCGTGATCTAAAGAATTTCGGCTACCGGTAG
- a CDS encoding DoxX family protein: MNSLNTANSNSVVKDIVLLAVRVFIGFAMLSHGFPKLQMLIEGKTDFYNFLGMGPQITLVLTVFAEFVCSILLILGLFSRIALGFLIFTMTIAGFVIHLNEPFERQEMSLVYLSIYLMLLVFGVGKFSVDHLIEKRKRANDW, from the coding sequence ATGAACTCTTTAAACACGGCAAACTCCAATTCAGTTGTAAAGGATATTGTATTATTGGCAGTGAGGGTATTTATCGGCTTTGCTATGCTCTCGCATGGATTCCCAAAACTCCAGATGCTTATTGAAGGTAAAACCGACTTCTATAATTTTCTGGGCATGGGACCGCAGATTACTTTAGTGCTTACGGTTTTTGCAGAGTTTGTGTGTTCCATCCTGCTTATTCTGGGACTGTTTTCCAGGATCGCACTGGGGTTTCTGATTTTTACCATGACCATTGCCGGATTCGTGATACACTTAAATGAGCCTTTTGAAAGACAGGAGATGAGCCTGGTTTATCTCTCGATCTATCTGATGCTTCTGGTATTCGGGGTCGGTAAGTTTTCAGTAGACCATTTGATCGAAAAAAGAAAAAGAGCCAATGACTGGTAA
- a CDS encoding alpha/beta hydrolase family protein, whose translation MKIKLTICLLAFLNFYEAQESITYQKPSAEILKLADYERPPSVLMNSKKDWIVFTYRPTYKTLEDLSQQEMKLGGLRINPVTNISSTANYANNLKVRKLNDKTEVQVKNLPSSPKITYTSFSPDEKKMAFTHTTAKGVELWIVDLETATAKKITSDNLNANLGSPYVWNKDSQNILIKTLPQNRPALIDASKDLPTGPIVSTADGKVSQNRTYQDLLKNPQDEKNFEILTASEIYNVDLNGNMKKIKDQDMYTGLSYSPDGSYLMATTIKKPFSYIVPLSRFPMTTTVYDLNGNTVKVVNEIPLNEIMPKGFSSVRTGKRDMGWRSDMPASLVYAEALDGGDQSKNADFRDEIFTWEAPFSAAPKSFFKTKQRYEDVSWTNDHYAIVSEGWYDTRNTKSYLVDLNNGQSKVIDDRNYQDVYSDPGNFNTTKNQYGRYVVDIKGGKSYLIGAGFTKDGQHPFIDEMDMGSLKKKRLYTSNIRNAKEEIIDILNPSKGEILTIQQSASQYPNYFRKSIKSGKASAVTAFANPFESIKDVYKEVISYKRNDGVTLTGTLYLPANYDRKAKTEKLPLLIWAYPTEYKDKNTAGQNTQNPNDFTFPYYGSFVYWTTKGYAVLDDAAFPIIGEGKTEPNDTFIPQLVANAQAAIDAVDQLGYIDRKKVAVGGHSYGAFMTANLLTHSKLFACGIARSGAYNRTLTPFGFQSEQRNYWDVPEIYNTMSPFMNADKMKTPLLLVHGDADNNPGTFTLQTERYFQALKNLGAPVKMVLLPKEAHGYAAKENILHLLWEQDQFLEKCLKK comes from the coding sequence ATGAAAATAAAACTAACCATCTGCCTTCTGGCTTTCCTCAACTTTTATGAGGCCCAGGAAAGTATTACCTATCAGAAACCTTCGGCAGAAATCCTGAAACTCGCCGATTACGAACGACCGCCAAGCGTACTGATGAACAGTAAAAAAGACTGGATCGTTTTTACATACCGTCCGACATATAAAACCCTGGAAGACCTCAGCCAGCAGGAAATGAAGCTGGGAGGATTAAGGATCAACCCCGTAACCAATATCTCGAGTACAGCGAATTATGCCAATAATCTGAAAGTCAGGAAACTGAATGATAAAACAGAAGTTCAGGTAAAGAACCTGCCTTCCAGCCCGAAAATCACTTATACTTCCTTTTCACCGGATGAAAAGAAAATGGCATTTACCCACACTACGGCCAAAGGTGTGGAACTTTGGATTGTAGACCTGGAAACGGCAACCGCAAAGAAAATTACTTCCGATAACCTGAACGCGAACCTGGGAAGCCCTTATGTATGGAATAAAGATTCTCAGAACATTCTGATTAAAACACTTCCTCAGAACAGGCCTGCTTTAATTGATGCCAGCAAAGACCTTCCTACCGGACCGATTGTTTCCACAGCAGACGGAAAAGTTTCCCAGAACAGGACTTACCAGGACCTCCTGAAAAATCCGCAGGATGAAAAGAATTTTGAAATACTGACCGCTTCCGAGATCTACAATGTCGATCTCAACGGAAACATGAAGAAAATCAAAGATCAGGATATGTATACCGGATTGAGCTATTCTCCGGACGGGAGCTACCTGATGGCCACCACTATTAAGAAACCATTCTCTTACATCGTTCCTCTGAGCCGTTTCCCGATGACCACCACAGTGTATGACTTAAATGGAAATACCGTGAAAGTTGTCAATGAAATTCCTCTGAATGAAATTATGCCGAAAGGGTTCTCTTCGGTAAGAACCGGAAAAAGAGATATGGGATGGAGAAGCGACATGCCGGCCAGCCTGGTCTATGCGGAGGCGCTTGATGGAGGAGACCAGTCCAAGAACGCGGATTTCAGGGACGAGATTTTCACCTGGGAAGCACCGTTCAGTGCAGCACCAAAGTCATTTTTCAAAACTAAGCAACGGTATGAAGATGTAAGCTGGACAAACGATCATTATGCGATCGTTTCCGAAGGATGGTACGACACCAGAAATACAAAATCTTACCTGGTAGACCTGAACAACGGCCAGTCTAAAGTTATTGACGACCGCAATTACCAGGATGTATACAGTGATCCGGGAAATTTCAATACGACGAAGAACCAGTACGGAAGATATGTGGTAGACATAAAAGGCGGTAAATCATACCTGATCGGAGCCGGATTTACCAAAGACGGCCAGCATCCGTTCATTGATGAAATGGATATGGGGAGCCTGAAGAAAAAAAGACTGTATACATCCAATATCAGGAATGCTAAGGAAGAAATCATAGACATCCTGAATCCATCCAAAGGGGAAATCCTGACGATTCAGCAATCTGCGAGCCAGTATCCTAATTATTTCAGGAAGAGCATCAAGTCAGGGAAAGCATCGGCTGTTACTGCTTTTGCCAATCCTTTTGAAAGCATTAAGGACGTATACAAAGAAGTGATTTCCTATAAAAGGAATGATGGCGTTACGCTGACAGGAACCCTTTATCTTCCTGCCAATTATGACAGAAAAGCCAAAACAGAAAAGCTTCCATTGCTGATCTGGGCCTATCCTACGGAGTATAAGGATAAAAACACGGCGGGACAGAATACCCAGAACCCGAATGACTTCACTTTCCCATATTACGGTTCTTTCGTGTACTGGACAACCAAAGGATATGCTGTGCTTGATGACGCTGCATTCCCGATCATCGGTGAAGGAAAGACGGAACCGAATGACACGTTTATCCCACAGCTGGTAGCCAATGCACAGGCAGCAATTGATGCGGTAGACCAACTAGGATATATCGACCGTAAAAAAGTTGCGGTAGGAGGCCATTCGTACGGTGCGTTTATGACCGCTAACCTTCTGACCCATTCCAAGCTTTTTGCCTGCGGAATTGCCAGAAGCGGTGCCTACAACAGGACGCTGACGCCGTTCGGTTTCCAGAGCGAGCAGAGGAATTACTGGGATGTACCGGAAATTTATAATACGATGTCCCCGTTCATGAATGCCGATAAAATGAAAACCCCATTATTGCTGGTTCACGGAGATGCCGATAACAACCCGGGAACATTCACATTGCAGACCGAAAGGTATTTCCAGGCCCTTAAAAACCTGGGGGCACCGGTAAAAATGGTGCTGCTGCCAAAAGAAGCGCATGGGTACGCTGCGAAAGAAAACATCCTGCACCTGCTATGGGAACAGGATCAGTTCCTTGAGAAATGCCTGAAAAAATAA
- a CDS encoding HAD family hydrolase codes for MNSITTIAFDADDTLWVNEPYFQEAETAFCQLFEDYLPHEAVAQQLLATEIKNLHLYGYGVKGFMLSMVETATRISNGAASLPVMDKIIAIGHEILQKPVKLLDGVAETLDELKGKYRLVVATKGDLLDQERKLRKSRLQEYFHHIEIMSDKRNADYQKLIRHLDCQPEHFLMIGNSVKSDILPVLETGGYAAHIPYHVTWAHERHEQKPESDRFMEFKNIREVLDYL; via the coding sequence ATGAATTCTATTACTACCATCGCTTTCGATGCAGATGACACCCTTTGGGTCAATGAGCCTTACTTTCAAGAAGCCGAAACAGCATTCTGCCAGCTTTTTGAAGACTACCTTCCACATGAAGCGGTAGCCCAGCAGCTGCTGGCCACCGAAATTAAGAACCTTCACCTGTACGGATACGGAGTGAAGGGATTCATGCTGTCTATGGTGGAGACGGCAACCAGGATCTCTAACGGAGCCGCCTCCCTGCCGGTAATGGATAAAATTATCGCGATCGGACATGAAATACTGCAGAAACCGGTCAAACTCCTAGACGGAGTCGCTGAAACGCTGGATGAGCTGAAAGGAAAGTACAGGCTGGTTGTAGCGACCAAAGGTGACCTCCTGGATCAGGAAAGGAAACTGAGAAAATCCAGACTACAGGAATATTTCCATCATATAGAAATTATGAGTGATAAAAGGAATGCGGATTACCAGAAGCTCATCAGGCATCTGGACTGCCAGCCAGAGCATTTTCTCATGATCGGGAATTCTGTCAAATCGGACATCCTTCCCGTTCTGGAAACCGGCGGATATGCAGCACATATACCCTATCATGTTACCTGGGCACACGAACGGCATGAGCAAAAGCCCGAATCTGACCGGTTTATGGAATTTAAAAATATCCGGGAGGTTTTGGATTATTTATGA
- a CDS encoding Crp/Fnr family transcriptional regulator yields the protein MLRTNQPFLDYLEELYHQQAHKEHIVLRSYDKGDKILTQHQESTKIMLIKSGITKCYFVEENDKEYIVEFLGKGEIIGEIEVIKNVPCLCSIEAMTEVSVYAMSILYFQALLKKDLRLNSFLLDVFAERIVNTSSRASYQQLHTTEHTLSQLLDLKSREMEISKEDMAAYLGITVRSLNRALREIQDNSSVEEENDKK from the coding sequence ATGCTGCGAACCAACCAACCGTTTTTAGACTATCTGGAAGAGCTGTATCATCAGCAGGCTCATAAGGAACATATTGTGCTCAGGTCTTATGACAAAGGGGATAAAATCCTGACCCAGCACCAGGAATCCACGAAAATCATGCTGATTAAGAGCGGGATTACCAAATGCTATTTTGTAGAGGAAAATGATAAGGAATATATCGTTGAGTTTTTAGGGAAAGGTGAAATCATCGGAGAAATCGAGGTCATTAAGAATGTTCCCTGCCTATGCAGTATCGAGGCCATGACTGAAGTATCTGTGTATGCCATGTCGATACTGTACTTTCAGGCTTTGTTGAAAAAAGACCTTAGACTGAACAGTTTCCTGCTGGATGTCTTTGCCGAACGTATTGTCAACACTTCAAGCAGGGCTTCCTATCAGCAACTTCATACCACTGAGCATACACTCAGCCAGCTGCTCGACCTGAAGTCCCGTGAAATGGAAATTTCCAAAGAAGATATGGCGGCTTACTTGGGCATTACAGTAAGGAGCCTGAACAGGGCTTTAAGAGAGATTCAGGATAACAGCAGTGTTGAAGAAGAAAATGATAAAAAATAA
- a CDS encoding GNAT family N-acetyltransferase — protein sequence MNELVFRNAIPDDLPKIIEIYNSTIASRMVTADTEPITVESRVQWFHEHNMETRPLWIVEDSEHHTLGWVSFSSFYGRPAYSGTVEVSIYMSEDSRGKGYGKQILQYCIGQAAKFGVKTLLGFIFLHNEPSLKLFRHFGFEDWGVFPDVAVLDGVERTLVIVGKRIG from the coding sequence ATGAATGAATTGGTATTCAGGAATGCCATTCCTGATGACTTGCCGAAAATTATCGAAATCTACAATTCCACGATCGCTTCCAGAATGGTAACGGCTGATACGGAGCCCATAACTGTAGAAAGCAGGGTGCAGTGGTTTCATGAGCATAATATGGAAACACGTCCGTTATGGATCGTGGAAGATTCAGAACACCATACGCTCGGCTGGGTCAGTTTTTCCTCGTTTTACGGCCGTCCCGCGTATAGCGGAACTGTGGAGGTGAGCATTTACATGTCTGAAGACAGCCGCGGAAAAGGTTATGGAAAACAAATACTGCAGTATTGCATTGGCCAGGCCGCGAAATTCGGAGTGAAGACGCTCCTGGGATTTATTTTCCTGCACAATGAGCCCAGCCTAAAGCTCTTCAGGCATTTCGGGTTTGAAGACTGGGGCGTATTTCCGGATGTGGCTGTGCTGGATGGAGTAGAGCGTACGCTGGTCATTGTAGGGAAAAGAATCGGATAA
- a CDS encoding MATE family efflux transporter has product MNFLNKNYTKECLTLALPVMLTQVGQVSVNLFDNIIVGQLLGADALASVSLGNAVFFSMFVLALGFSFAIPPLVSEAHSKHDHATINSVFSHGFVINLTVGILLMGVLLLGMPLLYHSGQPEKIVPGTVDFLTIMAISIVPFMAFQTLREVSEGLSYTIGVTKATIIANIINIVLNYVFIKGLFGFPPMGVKGSALAGLIARIFMVVFLYIVLLKEKKTQRYIKDFTLKLEMFSKKMFERMVRLGLPTALQMFFEVTAFAGAAFICGLISAHDIASHQIALSMASFTFNLCVGFSVASTVMIGRKLGEQNYVELRKVGINNLKIAFVFMCICGITFILGRHVLPTFFTKSEEVEVITLASKLMIIAALFQLSDGIQVTALGSLRGIQDVKIPSIYTFIAYWIITIPLGYFLCVTLKMGAFGMWIALGLGLTISAVMLVKRFLNMSEKKIRQAEDI; this is encoded by the coding sequence ATGAACTTTTTAAATAAGAACTATACCAAAGAATGTCTTACCCTGGCCCTCCCCGTTATGCTGACCCAGGTTGGGCAAGTTTCGGTGAATCTCTTTGACAATATTATCGTCGGGCAATTGCTTGGCGCCGATGCCCTGGCTTCCGTTTCACTGGGAAACGCAGTTTTCTTTTCCATGTTTGTCCTGGCGCTCGGATTTTCCTTTGCCATTCCGCCCCTTGTTTCTGAGGCCCATTCAAAGCATGACCATGCAACCATCAATTCTGTATTCAGCCACGGGTTTGTTATCAATCTGACCGTTGGAATTCTGCTGATGGGTGTACTATTGTTAGGAATGCCTCTGCTCTACCATTCCGGACAACCGGAAAAGATCGTCCCGGGTACAGTAGACTTCCTTACGATTATGGCCATCAGCATTGTGCCGTTTATGGCTTTCCAGACTTTGAGGGAAGTTTCGGAAGGGTTATCCTATACCATTGGCGTAACCAAAGCCACTATCATTGCCAATATCATCAATATTGTCCTGAATTATGTTTTCATCAAAGGGCTTTTCGGGTTTCCGCCGATGGGCGTAAAGGGTTCTGCACTGGCCGGACTGATTGCCCGGATTTTCATGGTAGTATTCCTGTATATCGTTCTGTTGAAAGAGAAGAAAACTCAGCGATACATCAAAGACTTCACGCTTAAGCTTGAAATGTTTTCTAAAAAAATGTTTGAAAGAATGGTTAGGCTGGGCCTGCCTACTGCATTGCAGATGTTCTTTGAAGTAACTGCTTTTGCCGGAGCCGCTTTTATCTGCGGGCTTATTTCCGCACATGATATTGCGTCCCACCAGATCGCGCTGAGCATGGCTTCCTTTACATTTAACTTATGCGTCGGATTCAGTGTGGCTTCTACCGTAATGATCGGTAGAAAGCTCGGGGAACAGAATTATGTGGAGCTGAGAAAAGTAGGCATCAACAACCTGAAAATCGCTTTTGTCTTCATGTGCATCTGCGGTATCACCTTCATTCTCGGACGCCATGTCCTTCCGACCTTTTTTACGAAAAGCGAGGAAGTGGAAGTCATTACGCTGGCTTCCAAACTGATGATTATTGCAGCCCTGTTCCAGCTTTCAGACGGCATCCAGGTCACAGCGCTGGGTTCACTGCGGGGCATCCAGGATGTGAAAATCCCATCGATCTACACGTTTATCGCATATTGGATCATTACGATTCCGCTCGGTTATTTCCTTTGTGTTACCTTAAAGATGGGTGCATTCGGAATGTGGATCGCTCTGGGACTCGGACTGACCATCTCCGCTGTGATGCTCGTAAAACGCTTTCTGAATATGTCTGAGAAGAAGATCAGGCAGGCGGAGGACATTTAA
- a CDS encoding sigma-54-dependent transcriptional regulator, whose translation MQKILIVEDEKAISGVLQSILSDELSGYEFTIAEDGLEGYKQIEKEDFALVISDIKMPKLSGTELLRQSLNLKPESTFIMISGHADIDSAVSCLREGAYDFISKPIDINRLITSVKNALAKETLKKENKNLQTENKTLKRKVSKKYQMIGESPALKKIQDMIDKVAASDARVLITGPNGAGKELVAHAIHSQSDRARGPMIEVNCAAIPSELIESELFGHVKGSFTGAIKDKQGKFEQATGGTIFLDEIGDMSLIAQAKVLRALQESKVSPVGSDKEIKVDVRVLAATNKNMQVEIEAGRFREDLYHRLSVIEIYVPPLDDRKEDIRLLVEHFSTIIADEHGTAMKKFDDKAIDALKALSWTGNIRELRNVVERLIILGGATVSADDVASFVRK comes from the coding sequence ATGCAAAAAATCCTTATCGTAGAAGACGAAAAAGCCATTTCCGGAGTTCTCCAGAGCATTTTATCTGACGAGCTTAGCGGTTATGAGTTTACAATTGCCGAAGATGGTCTTGAAGGCTACAAACAGATCGAAAAAGAAGACTTTGCGCTTGTTATTTCAGATATAAAAATGCCCAAACTTTCCGGGACTGAACTGCTGAGGCAAAGCCTGAACCTGAAACCTGAAAGTACCTTTATCATGATCTCCGGGCATGCAGACATCGATTCTGCCGTATCCTGTCTGAGAGAAGGAGCGTATGATTTTATCTCCAAGCCAATTGATATCAACCGACTGATTACCAGTGTTAAAAATGCTTTAGCTAAGGAAACGCTGAAGAAAGAAAATAAAAACCTACAGACCGAAAACAAAACCTTAAAAAGGAAAGTCAGTAAAAAATACCAGATGATCGGCGAATCTCCTGCATTGAAGAAGATCCAGGATATGATCGACAAGGTAGCGGCTTCTGATGCAAGGGTTCTTATAACAGGTCCGAACGGTGCGGGTAAAGAACTGGTTGCCCACGCTATTCACAGCCAGAGTGACCGTGCCAGAGGACCGATGATCGAGGTGAACTGTGCTGCCATTCCTTCTGAACTGATCGAATCTGAACTGTTCGGACACGTAAAAGGCTCCTTTACGGGAGCAATCAAAGATAAGCAAGGGAAATTTGAACAGGCGACCGGCGGAACGATTTTCCTGGATGAAATCGGGGATATGAGCCTTATTGCCCAGGCAAAAGTACTGCGGGCCCTGCAGGAGAGCAAAGTTTCTCCGGTAGGAAGCGATAAAGAGATCAAAGTAGATGTAAGGGTTCTTGCCGCTACGAATAAAAATATGCAGGTGGAAATAGAAGCAGGGAGATTCCGTGAGGATTTATACCACAGACTATCCGTTATTGAAATCTATGTGCCGCCATTGGACGATAGGAAAGAAGATATCCGACTGTTAGTGGAACATTTTTCCACTATTATTGCCGATGAACATGGCACTGCGATGAAAAAATTTGATGATAAAGCCATTGATGCGCTTAAAGCACTGTCCTGGACCGGAAATATCAGAGAATTAAGGAACGTGGTGGAAAGACTGATCATCCTGGGCGGTGCTACCGTTTCAGCAGATGATGTTGCAAGCTTTGTAAGGAAGTAG